From Oryctolagus cuniculus chromosome 17, mOryCun1.1, whole genome shotgun sequence, a single genomic window includes:
- the GP1BA gene encoding platelet glycoprotein Ib alpha chain gives MLLLLLLLLLPGPSHLQNNCEVSEVASQVEVNCDQRKLKALPPGLPANMTILRLGENPLVTFSMDALVSFSRLVQLYLHQSQLTSLQVKGTLPLLDQLILSHNKLKTLPPLGPALPALTTLDVSYNQLASLSAGALDGLSQLRELCLQGNKLKALPPGLLAPMRQLRKLNLAENQLHELPPQLLAGLGYLNTLYLHRNWLRNIPNGFFGNLLLPYVFLHDNPWICDCDILYLRNWLEENPNAYLWEAGVDVKSMTRDLDSVRCGNLHNTPVHAYPGKGCPPVIIADDYDDFYPDEKKSAGDVLPATRVVDEFSTGTTEAHTDQGVLLHSQSSAAMWGQMSSLPPTQESTKKHITFTVRRVFHSSTAPGAGEPTPSSTALTPMAEPTPAPTTPGPTLVPKTSEHTSAPTTPAPTIPEPTTAPQAPEHISAPQAPEHTTASQTPEHTTAPQAPEYTTAPKTPEHTTAPQAPEHTTTPKTPEHTTAPKTPEHTTAPQTPELTSAPTTPEPTTAPQTPEPTSAPTIPELTSAPTTPEPTTAPKTPELTSAPQTPEHTTALKTPEPTTALTTSGPSSAPTTPEPTTVLMASLPTGLEFSAFPVVHEVSRGNFKSSRRDPFLNSDSCCLLSLGFYILGLLWLLLASLVLILLLTCVRHGKPQALDAGQAAAPATATQITHLELQRGRQVTVPRAWLLFLQGSLPTFRSSLFLWVRPNGRVGPLVAGRRPSARSQGRGEDLLGTVGIRYAGHSL, from the coding sequence ATGCTGCTCctcctcttgctgctgctgctgcccggcCCCTCACACCTCCAGAACAACTGTGAGGTCTCCGAGGTGGCCAGCCAGGTGGAAGTGAACTGTGATCAGCGGAAGCTGAAGGCGCTGCCCCCGGGCCTGCCAGCGAACATGACCATCCTCCGGCTGGGGGAGAACCCCCTGGTCACCTTCTCCATGGACGCCCTGGTGTCCTTCTCTCGCCTCGTTCAGCTCTACCTGCATCAAAGCCAGCTGACGAGTTTGCAGGTGAAGGGGACGCTGCCCCTGCTGGACCAGCTGATTCTCTCCCACAATAAGCTCAAAACGCTGCCCCCGCTGGGGCCTGCGCTGCCCGCCCTCACCACGCTGGACGTCTCTTACAACCAGCTGGCCTCGCTGTCTGCCGGAGCCCTGGACGGCCTGAGCCAACTCCGGGAGCTCTGTTTGCAAGGCAATAAGCTGAAAGCTCTGCCCCCGGGGCTCCTGGCGCCCATGCGCCAGCTCAGGAAGCTCAATCTGGCTGAGAACCAGCTGCACGAACTGCCCCCCCAGCTCTTGGCTGGGCTGGGATATCTCAACACCCTCTACCTTCACCGGAACTGGCTGCGCAACATACCCAATGGCTTCTTTGGGAACCTCCTCCTGCCTTATGTTTTTCTCCACGACAACCCCTGGATCTGTGACTGTGATATCCTTTATTTGCGTAACTGGCTGGAGGAAAATCCCAATGCCTacctgtgggaggcaggtgtggaTGTCAAGAGCATGACCCGCGACCTGGACAGCGTGCGCTGTGGCAATCTGCACAACACACCGGTCCACGCCTACCCGGGCAAGGGCTGCCCTCCTGTTATCATTGCGGACGACTATGACGATTTCTACCCAGATGAAAAGAAATCTGCAGGTGACGTGCTTCCTGCCACGAGAGTGGTGGACGAGTTCTCTACTGGCACCACCGAAGCCCACACAGACCAGGGGGTCCTCCTCCACTCACAGTCTTCGGCTGCTATGTGGGGTCAAATGTCCTCCCTGCCGCCCACCCAAGAATCCACCAAGAAACACATCACATTCACAGTGAGGCGGGTCTTCCACTCCTCCACAGCCCCAGGCGCTGGAGAACCCACCCCATCCTCCACAGCTCTAACACCCATGGctgagcccaccccagccccaaccACCCCTGGGCCCACCTTAGTCCCCAAAACCTCTGAGCACACCTCAGCCCCGACcaccccagccccaaccatcCCTGAGCCCACCACAGCCCCCCAAGCCCCTGAGCACATCTCAGCCCCCCAAGCCCCTGAGCATACCACAGCCTCCCAAACCCCTGAGCACACCACAGCCCCCCAAGCCCCTGAGTACACCACAGCCCCCAAAACCCCTGAGCACACCACAGCCCCCCAAGCCCCTGAGCACACCACAACCCCCAAAACCCCTGAGCACACCACAGCCCCCAAAACCCCTGAGCACACCACAGCCCCCCAAACCCCTGAGCTCACCTCAGCCCCAACCACCCCTGAACCCACCACAGCCCCCCAAACCCCTGAGCCCACCTCAGCCCCGACCATCCCTGAGCTCACCTCAGCCCCAACCACCCCTGAACCCACCACAGCCCCCAAAACCCCTGAGCTCACCTCAGCCCCCCAAACCCCTGAGCACACCACAGCTCTCAAAACCCCTGAGCCCACCACAGCCCTGACTACCTcagggcccagctcagccccgaCCACCCCTGAGCCCACCACAGTCCTGATGGCCTCGCTCCCTACTGGCTTAGAATTCTCAGCTTTCCCAGTGGTCCATGAGGTGTCTCGAGGGAATTTCAAAAGCTCCAGAAGAGACCCTTTTCTCAACTCTGACTCCTGCTGCCTCCTATCCCTGGGCTTCTACATCTTGGGTCTCCTCTGGCTCCTGCTTGCCTCTCTGGTCCTTATCCTACTGCTGACCTGTGTCCGGCACGGGAAACCACAGGCCCTGGACGCTGGCCAGGCTGCTGCTCCAGCCACAGCCACGCAAATCACTCATCTGGAGCTGCAGAGGGGAAGGCAAGTGACCGTGCCCCGAGCTTGGCTGCTCTTCCTTCAAGGCTCACTCCCCACTTTCCGTTCCAGCCTCTTCCTGTGGGTACGGCCTAATGGCCGTGTGGGGCCCTTGGTAGCAGGCCGACGGCCCTCAGCCCGGAGTCAGGGACGTGGTGAGGACCTGCTGGGCACAGTGGGCATCAGGTATGCTGGCCACAGTCTCTGA
- the SLC25A11 gene encoding mitochondrial 2-oxoglutarate/malate carrier protein, producing the protein MAATASPGAGGMDGKPRTSPKSVKFLFGGLAGMGATVFVQPLDLVKNRMQLSGEGAKTKEYKTSFHALTSILKAEGIRGIYTGLSAGLLRQATYTTTRLGIYTVLFERLTGADGTPPGFLLKAVIGMTAGATGAFVGTPAEVALIRMTADGRLPADQRRGYKNVFNALVRIVREEGVLTLWRGCVPTMARAVVVNAAQLASYSQSKQFLLDSGYFSDNILCHFCASMISGLVTTAASMPVDIVKTRIQNMRMIDGKPEYRNGLDVLVKVVRYEGFFSLWKGFTPYYARLGPHTVLTFIFLEQMNKAYKRLFLSG; encoded by the exons ATGGCGGCGACGGCGAGTCCCGGGGCCGGCGGGATGGACGGGAAGCCCCGTACCTCCCCTAAGTCCGTCAAGTTCCTGTTTGGGGGCCTGGCCGG GATGGGAGCTACGGTTTTTGTGCAGCCCCTGGACCTGGTGAAGAACCGGATGCAGCTGAGCGGGGAAGGTGCCAAGACCAAAGAGTACAAAACCAGCTTCCATGCCCTTACCAGCATCCTGAAGGCGGAAGGGATAAGGGGCATTTACACCGG GCTGTCAGCTGGCCTGCTGCGCCAGGCCACCTACACCACTACTCGTCTTGGCATCTATACCGTGCTGTTTGAGCGCCTGACTGGGGCTGATGGGACACCCCCTGGCTTTCTGCTAAAGGCTGTGATTGGCATGACCGCAGGTGCAACTGGTGCTTTTGTGGGAACACCAGCGGAGGTGGCTCTGATCCGCATGACTGCCGATGGCCG GCTTCCGGCTGACCAGCGCCGTGGCTACAAAAATGTGTTTAATGCCTTGGTTCGAATCGTCCGGGAAGAGGGGGTCCTCACTCTGTGGCGG GGCTGTGTCCCCACCATGGCCCGGGCTGTCGTCGTCAATGCTGCCCAGCTCGCCTCCTACTCCCAGTCCAAGCAGTTTTTGCTGGACTCAG GCTACTTCTCTGACAACATCCTGTGCCACTTCTGCGCCAGCATGATCAGTGGCCTCGTCACCACTGCCGCCTCCATGCCCGTGGACATTGTCAAGACCCG gaTCCAGAACATGCGCATGATTGATGGGAAGCCAGAGTACAGAAACGGGCTG GACGTGCTGGTGAAGGTCGTGCGCTACGAGGGCTTCTTCAGCCTGTGGAAGGGCTTCACGCCGTACTACGCCCGCCTGGGTCCCCACACGGTCCTCACCTTCATCTTCTTGGAGCAGATGAACAAGGCCTACAAGCGCCTCTTCCTTAGTGGCTGa